Part of the Plasmodium malariae genome assembly, chromosome: 9 genome is shown below.
TTTAATGCCAAATAaagataattaaaaaaaataaaaaaaagcaaaggAGTAAGGAAGCGAAGAAGCAAGAAAgctcttttcttttaagctatgtatgtatataatatatacgcAAGATGATGACGAGCAATGCtcttattttaaagaattgtTTTATGTGAATAATGATACGCCGTTATAATTTCTGCGACAAATCTTATGGGTATGTACGTACGTAAataaatacgtacataaatgcatacatataaacacgtatgtacataaacaCATACGTACCTACATTTTCAATTTCAAATATTGtgcatgtttatatatatatatatatatatatgtacatgtacatacttGTGCCAAGGCATATACAGCAATTTacgtataagtatatatgtaaaaacatGTATGGGTCCCTTTGAATTAGCATCtttgatattatttttattattatttatgcgGTATAACATATAACATGTTATACCGTATAGTTTTTAACATTAACTTTATTACCTTAACAAGGAAGaattatgaaatttatttctaaaatattttagtgAGGAAGTAATAACAGAAGGATAAGTAGACTTAAAATAAGTAGATGTATAGAGGTGGAgatagaaatagaaaaagaaaaaaaaacaagaaaaacgGCAGGAAAAAtcagaaaaaaggaataaaaaaaaatcaggaaaactagaaaaaaggaataaaaaaaaatcaggaaaactagaaaaaaggaataaaaaaaaaagcagaaaaaacaaggaaaaaggaataaaaaacgaataaaaaacgaataaaaaTCGTTGACAGCAGGGaacatagaaaaaatataacaaaaattttgcCAAGAAAATTATTGCAATATGAATCAAGAGAAGAATGAATGTGGGGGAAGAAGCCAAAACAATAGTAACCATTCTAAAAGTATACATATGCTAAGTGCAAACAGTTACATGATTAATAGTATGTATGAAAagagtaatagtaatagtaatgctatcaatagtagtaacaactcgttaaaaaataatagtagtacGACTACGAATGAATGTAATACATCAACCATTAGTGCCTCTCGTCTAAGTGAAGATGATAGCTACAACCATCGcattaattataatgatagtaataataacagcgTGTATCAAAATAGCAGGTCCTTCCATTATTCTAGTATTAATAATGTGTGCAACGGCAATCTTGTCATTTCCGAAGCTGCAATATCTAAGGGCATTGCCATGAGTAAAAATAGGAGTAGAAGTGGGAGTAGAAGTGGGAGTAGAAGTGGGAGTAGAAGTGGGAGCAGAAGTGGGAGTAGAAGTAGGAGCAGAAGTAGGAGCAGAAGTAGGAGCAGAAGTAGGAGCAGAAGTAGGAGCAGAAGTAGGAGCAGTGACAGTAGCAATGGTAGGAGTAGAAGTGGTAGCAGATATAGAGGGGAGAGGAAAGAAGTGTTCATTGAAGGAGGAAATGTGAATAACTgcaaaagtaataatataaatttaaattatgaaaaaataaatgatatgaATACATCAAGAGTGAcagataataattattacttgGAAACATGTAGAGAAGATgtaaatatgataaatattaacaacTCAAAAGAGCAAGGTAAAATAGTATTAGGGGCTTTAGATAAATGCAATGACTACAATAGAATGAATATAGCATGCGCCAGTACTACGACCAACAATAGTGGTAGTGGTTGTAGTAGTcgtaatagtaaaaatatgatgGCATATGAAAACTGGATGAATAATAGccaaaatgtaaatttatacaaGTCAAACAATTATGATATATCACATTTGCAAAATAGTCAAGTGATAAATCATGAAGTAGTAAGTAGTGAAGTAGTAAACAGTGAAGTAGTAAACAGTGAAGTAGTAAACAGTGCAGTAGTAAACAGTGCAGTAGTAAACAGTGCAATAGTAAACAGTGCAGTAGTAGACAGTGCAGTAGTAAATAGTGAATTAGTAAAGCCTCCTTTGGTAAGGCTTCCTTACCAGAATGATATGAAGAATCCGCTATTTATTAATAGAAGCATTGATGTAATGCACCTAAGCGGTGATAAAGGTAGTAATAAGAGTAGAAATGCTGACAATAATAGCAATGTAATggtacaaaattataatgaaaaggataaaaagaatgaaagGAATGAAAAGATTGAAAGGAATGAAAAGAATGAAAGGAATGAAAGGAATGAAAGGAATGAAAGGAATGAAAAGAATGAAAGGAATGAAAAGAATGAAAGGAATGAAAGGAATGAAAGGAATGAAAGGAATGAAAAGAAGCAGGAATACTATTATGGTAATAGCGTAAatgtaattaataataattacattccgacaaatatttacaaccaaaatgaatattttacgGCTAAGattatgaacagttcatatttattaaaaaaaaaaaaaaaaaaaaagaatgtaaCCTTTACAAATGAGAATGATGTATATAGTATACCACTCAGAGAGGAAAAGGATGAGCATCATGTGGGTTACTACATGAACGGAAGGAGTAAAATCAGCAAGACAAATCTGATGAATAAATGgaataatgaaaacataGAAATGTTTAGAAGCAATAGCAGTAGCAGTAACTGTAACAATGATAGAAATAGTAATAGGAAGAATGAGTATAACAACGGTAGTTTTGATAGGGATGCGGAGATTGTTAAGGAAAGTGGAAAGAGAGAAAGAGCCTTACCCCCTATGACTTATGTTATGAATGATAAGCTAGATGATAAGGATATATACAACTTTAtcactttaaaaaaaaacaataatgcgtataatataaatacaatgaATAATAACTACGTTGAATATGATATGAACAATGGTCATAATAATGGTAGCTCGAACAGTATTAGTAgcaatagtaaaaatattgtttttccGCTTGTaagtaataaaatgaacGTTCGAATAAGTGGATTCAGCAATGatgatagtaataataataatattagtagtagtaataggggaaataatgataatagtaataatagggATAAAGTTAACAGTAATGATAAGGATAATAGTAATGATAAATTTAACAGTAATGATAAAGTTAACAGTaatgataaatttaatagtaatgataaatttaatagtaatgataaatttaataGTAATGATAAATTTAACAGTAATGATAAATTTAACAGTAGTAACAACTGCAATAGTAGTAACAACTGCAATAGTAGTAACAACTACAATAGTAGTAATTACTACAAGGACAAGCTCGGGGGGAATGGTTTTATCTCTCCAACATTTAACCGAGGGAGAGAACCAAAGGAGATGAACGAGGATTATGTTGATAACTATGATCAACACAATGAACGCAAGGATCACAGTGAAAAAAAGACGacaattaaatttaataaatatgaaatatataataatgatagaTATGATAATTGTGTTAGTCTGAGCAAGCaagttgaaaaaaaagaaaatataatcaaaattaaaaataataaaggcagtgattatttaatttcatccactataaaaaaacatgtacAAAATgatgtaattaaaaataataacatgaTGACAATATATGATAAGCAGAGGAAAAGAGATGACGTTCCAGATTATTTCAAAACAGAGATAGACAAATCTAACGAAAGAGATGTGCATTTTGCGCAAAGAggtttttcttattattcgAACATGGAAGGGAACGTCCTTCCAATTAGCGGAAGTGCAAATGCTGAGGGAGAGCAGCAGCAGAAGCAGCAGCAGAAGCAGCAACAGAAGCAGCAACAGAAGCAGCAACAGAAGCAGCAACAGAAACAGCAACAGAAACACATTGTTGTTCAGAATAACGTGCAGAATATCGTGCAGAACCAGGGAGGTATGGCTCATCCGAACTGCTTCCCTAATAAGAGCAACATACCGAATGCTGATACCTTAAGGGGGAGTTACAACGATGGAAGTATTAAATTTAGCGAAGATTTAAACagcaaaaattttaacaacaaaaattttaacagcAAAAATGTTTTTGGAAGAGCAGAGGAAAAATCTGCAGGAGAAAAATATACGAGTAATGTTGGGCTAAATAAGATACGTGCAGGTAGTGGGAATACATTAATCGGAATGAAACATGATGAAAAAGTTAGCAGTGAATATTTTGGTGTTGAACACAGCGCTGATAGCGGCCACTTGAGAAGTCGTCATAACAGTAACGGTAGTAATGGTAATTATATTAGTAATGTTAATGGAAGTAATACCTATGGCAGTAATACCTATGGAAGTAACAACGATGATAATGTTTACGGCAGTGGTAATAGCAACGGGGTGTACGACTTGAAGAACTTTGTTTTGAAGTACCTTAGTGATATAGATGAGATATACAATATAAAGGAACGAAATAGAAGGTACGAAAATAAGATAAGTGAAAATTATAGTTATAGTTGTAATTATAATGATAAGTATAACAATATTTATGATAATGTGCATAATCGTTGCAGGAGCAATGATAGAGGTGCGAAGGGAAATAACAACCTGCAAAATTACTACAATATCCTGGAGGTGTTATACAAATcgagtataaaaaaaaaaagtctaAGTGATAGAAGAATTCGAggtttactatatatatttaaatatattaaaaacatagaaagaaaaaaaaaaaaaaaaaaaaaattatatctatTTGATACTGTAACATTAAAAAGGTTAAATAAACAAGTAgacttatatatacaatttgtTGAAAAGAGAGAATATAAAAGGGATTTGTctcttcatttatataaaaaaaataaatttctaaattatcaaaaaagaaataataaaagtttgTCTTATGTGAAAACGaaatttattcaaaatattttaaataaaaaatcaaatttaTATGCCAAATGTCCAAAAAAAGCACAAGTACACgatgataatttttattttgctcatGCATTGAAACAAGtcaattatttaaataatttattagtatatgctcactttattgttttaaaatatatatctatattttcaGTTAAGGAGTGGAATATGTTTCTCTTCCAACATATAGACTTATATAATAGTGGACCAAATAACAATGGACTTGTAGACTTCAAGTATGAATTTAAGAATTGTCATGATAAATGTAAGGAAGAAGAGTGTGAACTGAATGTTGAACGGACGGCTCAAATAGATACAAATTGTATTTACGATCAACTGATGAGAGAAAAGGAGAATAATGAGAAACAAActtataaggaaaaaatagtCTCACAGGAGCAGGGAATTCATGTGGTAAGTATTATTCAGGAGGGAGAAAAACTCATGTTAAGTAGCAAAACGGGTGATAAAGCAACAAATGGAAAGAGTGAAATGGTTGAACGAAGTGACCTATGCCCAAGCAACAGTGCTATGGAGGGGGAATTAAAAGAAGATGTATTTCTTAAGCACAGTATTGATGCAGTTAGCAGTAGTTTGAACGGAGG
Proteins encoded:
- the PmUG01_09037200 gene encoding conserved Plasmodium protein, unknown function, whose amino-acid sequence is MNQEKNECGGRSQNNSNHSKSIHMLSANSYMINSMYEKSNSNSNAINSSNNSLKNNSSTTTNECNTSTISASRLSEDDSYNHRINYNDSNNNSVYQNSRSFHYSSINNVCNGNLVISEAAISKGIAMSKNRSRSGSRSGSRSGSRSGSRSGSRSRSRSRSRSRSRSRSRSRSRSRSSDSSNGRSRSGSRYRGERKEVFIEGGNVNNCKSNNINLNYEKINDMNTSRVTDNNYYLETCREDVNMININNSKEQGKIVLGALDKCNDYNRMNIACASTTTNNSGSGCSSRNSKNMMAYENWMNNSQNVNLYKSNNYDISHLQNSQVINHEVVSSEVVNSEVVNSEVVNSAVVNSAVVNSAIVNSAVVDSAVVNSELVKPPLVRLPYQNDMKNPLFINRSIDVMHLSGDKGSNKSRNADNNSNVMVQNYNEKDKKNERNEKIERNEKNERNERNERNERNEKNERNEKNERNERNERNERNEKKQEYYYGNSVNVINNNYIPTNIYNQNEYFTAKIMNSSYLLKKKKKKKNVTFTNENDVYSIPLREEKDEHHVGYYMNGRSKISKTNLMNKWNNENIEMFRSNSSSSNCNNDRNSNRKNEYNNGSFDRDAEIVKESGKRERALPPMTYVMNDKLDDKDIYNFITLKKNNNAYNINTMNNNYVEYDMNNGHNNGSSNSISSNSKNIVFPLVSNKMNVRISGFSNDDSNNNNISSSNRGNNDNSNNRDKVNSNDKDNSNDKFNSNDKVNSNDKFNSNDKFNSNDKFNSNDKFNSNDKFNSSNNCNSSNNCNSSNNYNSSNYYKDKLGGNGFISPTFNRGREPKEMNEDYVDNYDQHNERKDHSEKKTTIKFNKYEIYNNDRYDNCVSLSKQVEKKENIIKIKNNKGSDYLISSTIKKHVQNDVIKNNNMMTIYDKQRKRDDVPDYFKTEIDKSNERDVHFAQRGFSYYSNMEGNVLPISGSANAEGEQQQKQQQKQQQKQQQKQQQKQQQKQQQKHIVVQNNVQNIVQNQGGMAHPNCFPNKSNIPNADTLRGSYNDGSIKFSEDLNSKNFNNKNFNSKNVFGRAEEKSAGEKYTSNVGLNKIRAGSGNTLIGMKHDEKVSSEYFGVEHSADSGHLRSRHNSNGSNGNYISNVNGSNTYGSNTYGSNNDDNVYGSGNSNGVYDLKNFVLKYLSDIDEIYNIKERNRRYENKISENYSYSCNYNDKYNNIYDNVHNRCRSNDRGAKGNNNLQNYYNILEVLYKSSIKKKSLSDRRIRGLLYIFKYIKNIERKKKKKKKLYLFDTVTLKRLNKQVDLYIQFVEKREYKRDLSLHLYKKNKFLNYQKRNNKSLSYVKTKFIQNILNKKSNLYAKCPKKAQVHDDNFYFAHALKQVNYLNNLLVYAHFIVLKYISIFSVKEWNMFLFQHIDLYNSGPNNNGLVDFKYEFKNCHDKCKEEECELNVERTAQIDTNCIYDQLMREKENNEKQTYKEKIVSQEQGIHVVSIIQEGEKLMLSSKTGDKATNGKSEMVERSDLCPSNSAMEGELKEDVFLKHSIDAVSSSLNGGKNENKDDVCNDDVCNDNVCNDNVCNDNVCNDNVCNDNVCNDNVCNDNVCNDNVCNDNVCNDNVCNDNVCNDNVCNDAICSTNADDTSRMNNSGACEANSATRSTGNECINNGTSVNCRLKNENMMNIPFNFNSMYYDSTFKYANMDEEIIEKLNPLHIKDEHMIDINYYEYVIEPFDFFFYDQVYNEICNYMQMLRNSNACQSDNNTCPTDNSARQSNSNTYQNNTSAYLNNSSYLINNLPFQYYDFINILMREVMNVRNLIYRNKYVRYLFYYIYRNNKENNLLDSINKIFTLEKKKLFLYKTQMKLRYNIFISRFFENNFIMNPSNSEKKTEEGINFIQAKNKLFKSIFSGYTKYFDEYTTWTRQSREVRRTLFNIQPQKFVDIRRKIELYSDYFDNMKQKLRDGKVEAVNETVKEAITNAEPWGGHSPVKEHEDEKLKFDVTNRYVEFLYGKNYAVIINGGKNNSRKLKAAYIVNNNLMGKENLLVITSIVNVTKWKSLFITFENITVYNNEESIIDNKVSNEHSNLIICIDFLPKILHITCEILVLDMCHFNILNQISILNDLTYLNFSKKIVILNSMIDNWNFLCALFLLNSSFFDNSINNIFQQNLSEEDKVILSTIMLNFISHFCILNKEKLLAGREKTEMRKTCFIITYMSGIQKFIYDHVQEKEKWDACIHPLLLLEENSFFLKDFYISEKFDMLKNIIKKFYLLKKKILVCYYGDEKLEKLIKILLYVNLLNDTSAIFFHNLQLNTSIDDLDTFDVAVIVNKHTEYFYFFQDKKLACYFLISTFTTEEEDILQKIKNNKELYFYKKQKEELMKEHTYDRDLIYRYYINNMISENDEQFLLFNIIDQKEKVYCNTSYNEIVLPTCFVTTLSNCESAMRHSEHWQDIKNAHSFWNFNNFNWEKIVFYLDKKNTVYDKYRNEVCSISDKSIAPPQIYYYLNNPAKEKNTFNSCLSLALDEIIQELSRKKELDEFDELKKSTLLNIKEKTNKKYFSSIRKMEKILSLFLKENKKKSFEQFLKGCESYGQILIKCKEKLFVTFNKSYNQHFKNFENFWRDEEDRRRKKWKELWELNEKKESDKENIDLNNIFNDDVCNEKNDLTNIQTNTNFDNMKNEYNLHEKKNFRIRLSSQLFDGKEFDQLFIERKKICISTEDNKKEALSCSYEEKKEKDKETCLYIERKDMQGGQKA